The following are encoded together in the Bacillus carboniphilus genome:
- a CDS encoding GerAB/ArcD/ProY family transporter, whose product MKSNIRFINAYMAFFILHTSQIGMGILGVPRIIYLESKNDAWISILLAGLFISFVTWIMISILKKCESCNLYEIHEHFFGRFIGRIINTFIVIYFIAVNYSIIISYVEVSLTWGYEGVYEWVGVLVLLLITVYAVSGGFRVVTGVCFLSFILTIWMLAVVYQPLQSLNLTRILPVMSSAPTEIMSGVFRSSYTMLGFETLLFIFPFIKEKNKLHFFSQLAVWFSTILVLIITVVSILFFSARELEKNIWPVVSMIGTVHFPFIERFEFIAVPLWILVIFPNLCITLFISSKGVKHVFRLQQKYGIWVISIFIFIFSFIITKRVDNNNFIDLLGQTGFCLWFVYPIFLYGIIIIKTKIFYRSKRS is encoded by the coding sequence ATGAAGTCAAATATTCGTTTTATAAACGCCTATATGGCGTTCTTTATCTTACACACTTCGCAAATTGGTATGGGGATACTTGGTGTTCCTAGAATTATTTATCTTGAGTCCAAGAATGATGCATGGATATCAATATTACTAGCTGGTCTATTCATTAGTTTTGTTACTTGGATTATGATTTCTATCTTAAAAAAATGTGAAAGTTGTAATCTTTATGAGATACATGAACATTTTTTTGGCCGCTTTATCGGTCGTATCATCAATACCTTTATTGTCATTTATTTTATTGCCGTAAATTATTCTATTATCATTAGTTATGTTGAGGTGTCACTAACTTGGGGATATGAAGGTGTTTATGAATGGGTCGGGGTTTTGGTACTACTATTAATAACTGTTTATGCAGTATCCGGTGGATTCAGAGTAGTTACCGGCGTTTGTTTCTTATCTTTTATATTGACTATTTGGATGTTAGCGGTAGTGTATCAACCACTTCAATCCTTAAATCTTACAAGGATTTTACCTGTTATGTCATCCGCTCCAACAGAAATAATGAGTGGAGTGTTTAGAAGCAGTTACACAATGCTAGGTTTTGAAACATTACTTTTTATTTTTCCTTTTATTAAGGAGAAAAATAAACTACATTTCTTCAGTCAATTAGCTGTGTGGTTTAGCACAATTCTTGTTTTAATCATAACTGTTGTTTCTATATTATTTTTTAGCGCGAGGGAATTAGAAAAAAATATATGGCCAGTGGTCAGTATGATTGGCACTGTTCATTTTCCATTTATTGAACGTTTTGAATTTATTGCTGTTCCATTATGGATACTAGTAATATTTCCGAATCTATGTATCACATTGTTTATTTCTTCAAAAGGAGTGAAGCATGTTTTTCGTCTACAACAAAAATACGGCATATGGGTAATCTCCATCTTCATCTTTATATTTAGCTTTATTATCACGAAAAGAGTTGATAATAACAATTTTATAGATTTGCTTGGTCAAACTGGATTTTGCCTATGGTTTGTCTATCCCATATTCTTGTATGGCATAATCATCATTAAAACTAAAATCTTTTACCGTTCGAAACGGAGTTGA
- a CDS encoding Ger(x)C family spore germination protein, producing MKKLIILLCFLFCTSCMPPEKIIETQGISTIIGFDLLDENTYKGTISLLQFDRKEEKTSATISAVGTTSKQIRQKLEQQTSHDITSGQLRTILFNKEMAETVGISSFLDTMQRDSSISPLIFLAITDNAEDTISNANYEEYPEMGSYIYQLLDKQEKKEMLINSNLHDFISTYYEIGIDPTLPIIKNVKGVAPSIDGVSLFKEDKMVGTLSLINTLYIKLFTNNQAFLGDITIEVPGEELYKMGMTQSEDPKNEKYKLTLHPVKYNGKIDVVDGENVILNGTILVSIMEIQPSTTIKNKETIKKLEQLIGEEMNEEFVEILEKLRKLNSDPIGIGRKLKSMRKYSHLTQEDLREKYLALEIKPNINIEIKRSGAVD from the coding sequence ATGAAAAAACTCATAATTCTGCTTTGTTTCCTTTTCTGTACCTCATGTATGCCCCCAGAAAAAATAATTGAAACACAGGGAATCTCAACCATTATAGGTTTTGATTTACTCGACGAGAATACTTATAAAGGCACGATTAGTTTGTTACAATTTGACCGGAAAGAAGAAAAAACAAGTGCAACCATTTCTGCTGTTGGAACTACTAGCAAACAAATTAGACAAAAGCTAGAACAGCAAACCAGCCACGACATTACATCAGGACAACTAAGGACCATTTTATTTAATAAAGAAATGGCAGAAACTGTGGGAATTTCTTCTTTTCTCGATACTATGCAAAGAGATAGCAGCATAAGCCCTCTCATTTTTTTGGCCATTACAGATAATGCGGAGGATACGATTAGTAATGCGAACTATGAAGAATATCCTGAAATGGGCTCCTATATTTACCAATTGTTGGACAAGCAAGAAAAGAAGGAGATGTTAATAAATTCCAATTTACATGATTTTATTTCCACTTACTATGAAATTGGCATTGATCCAACCTTACCTATTATTAAGAATGTGAAAGGTGTAGCTCCTTCTATAGATGGAGTTAGTTTATTTAAAGAGGATAAAATGGTTGGGACTCTATCTCTGATTAACACCTTGTATATTAAATTATTCACCAATAATCAGGCCTTTTTAGGGGATATAACTATAGAAGTTCCGGGTGAAGAATTATATAAAATGGGAATGACACAATCCGAGGATCCTAAAAATGAGAAATATAAGCTGACTCTCCATCCAGTTAAATATAACGGTAAAATAGACGTGGTTGATGGAGAAAATGTTATTTTAAATGGTACTATTTTAGTTTCAATTATGGAAATTCAACCATCTACCACTATAAAAAATAAAGAAACAATTAAGAAACTGGAGCAACTCATTGGGGAAGAAATGAACGAAGAATTTGTAGAAATCCTTGAGAAGTTAAGAAAGTTAAATTCGGACCCAATAGGCATTGGAAGAAAATTAAAAAGCATGAGGAAATATTCCCATTTAACTCAAGAAGATTTAAGAGAAAAATATTTAGCACTAGAGATAAAGCCCAATATTAACATTGAAATCAAGCGATCTGGAGCAGTAGATTAG
- a CDS encoding DUF3231 family protein, protein MTTHNPKLVSTELALLWTTYIQDSMAKCIIKHFYLTKTDPDLDPILSYADQCSTQHLNQITELFNKEKIPVPKGFSDKDLHENAPKLFPENYMYRFLEHMSRSGLTNYAFGRSTSYRKDVRQLADEWLKQSSHLYNLVIDKATSKGILVRSPDMAYPTEVEFVQKAGLFSNGFLDKGRPLLGVEIAHIGTNIEANYTVSTTLLGYSQVAEDPKVKQIMYRGHQIAKKHAEIFSSILRQESVHAPSDWDSSLTSSTSPTFSDALMLTSVASMISIGISNYGTAIGASLRKDLGVHYTRLLAELGQYAEDLTELMIENQWLEKPPQILNRKELVKGE, encoded by the coding sequence GTGACAACTCATAATCCGAAATTAGTTTCTACTGAGCTGGCCTTACTTTGGACAACCTATATCCAAGATTCTATGGCAAAGTGTATAATTAAACATTTTTATTTAACAAAGACTGACCCTGACTTAGACCCAATTCTGTCGTACGCAGATCAGTGCTCCACTCAACATTTAAACCAAATTACGGAACTATTTAACAAAGAAAAAATCCCGGTCCCAAAAGGATTCTCTGACAAAGATTTGCACGAAAATGCCCCAAAGCTATTCCCTGAAAATTATATGTACCGTTTTTTGGAACATATGTCCCGCTCTGGTCTAACCAACTATGCATTTGGTAGATCGACTTCTTATCGGAAGGATGTCCGTCAACTGGCGGATGAGTGGCTGAAGCAATCGAGTCACCTATACAATTTAGTCATTGATAAAGCTACATCTAAAGGGATTTTAGTGCGAAGTCCAGACATGGCATACCCCACAGAAGTTGAATTTGTTCAAAAAGCAGGTCTCTTCTCAAACGGATTTTTAGATAAAGGACGTCCTTTACTAGGTGTTGAAATTGCCCATATTGGAACAAATATTGAAGCCAACTATACAGTTAGCACAACGCTCCTAGGATACAGTCAAGTAGCTGAAGATCCAAAAGTAAAACAAATTATGTACCGAGGGCACCAAATCGCTAAAAAGCATGCAGAGATATTCTCTTCCATTTTAAGACAAGAAAGTGTGCATGCCCCTTCCGACTGGGATAGTTCACTAACAAGCAGTACATCACCAACCTTTTCGGATGCCCTAATGTTAACCAGTGTAGCTTCTATGATTAGTATTGGAATCAGTAATTACGGAACCGCAATCGGGGCGAGTTTGAGAAAAGACTTGGGCGTTCACTACACAAGACTATTGGCAGAACTAGGCCAATACGCTGAGGATTTAACAGAATTAATGATTGAAAATCAATGGTTAGAAAAGCCCCCACAAATCTTAAATCGTAAGGAATTAGTAAAAGGAGAGTAA
- a CDS encoding sigma-70 family RNA polymerase sigma factor, giving the protein MRNQDELNKDELLEWLMKEYGQSITRIAFTYTRERQLAEDIAQEVFIKCYQKLDEFRHESTYKTWLYRITVNHCKDKVRSWSFRNIIFSDILPTKANVTETPESKFINFENNRVLSEHIMSLPIKYREVIILYYYEEFSYNEISDLLQIKLPAIKSRLHRARLLLKSKLEGSMTNGKHVQ; this is encoded by the coding sequence ATGCGGAATCAGGATGAACTCAATAAAGATGAATTATTGGAATGGTTGATGAAAGAATATGGTCAAAGCATTACTCGAATTGCTTTTACCTATACGAGAGAGAGGCAGTTAGCAGAAGACATCGCTCAAGAGGTTTTTATCAAATGCTATCAAAAGTTAGATGAATTTAGGCATGAATCTACATATAAAACCTGGCTGTATCGAATTACGGTCAATCATTGTAAGGATAAAGTCAGAAGTTGGTCGTTTCGGAATATCATCTTTTCGGATATTTTACCGACGAAAGCGAATGTAACGGAAACACCAGAGTCTAAGTTTATTAACTTTGAAAATAATAGAGTGTTATCGGAACACATCATGTCTTTACCTATCAAATATAGGGAAGTCATTATTTTATATTATTATGAAGAATTCTCTTATAACGAAATTTCCGATTTGTTACAAATTAAGCTTCCAGCTATAAAATCTAGGCTACATCGCGCACGTCTTTTATTAAAGTCAAAGTTAGAAGGGAGTATGACAAATGGAAAACATGTTCAATGA
- a CDS encoding nucleotidyltransferase family protein: MRVKTKEDIIELIETDIGMMDILRAAKTLNLPDWWICAGFVRSKIWDHLHGYTERTSTPDVDVIYFDQNSMEESVEKGLEEKLREILPKVPWSVKNEARMHVVNNILPYTSSVDAISKFPETATALGVKLDEQDRVNLTAPCGIEDVLQLKLKPTPYFSKTEELAAIYEERVVKKNWKSKWHKIEVFHTY, from the coding sequence ATAAGGGTGAAAACGAAAGAGGATATCATTGAGCTCATTGAGACGGACATAGGAATGATGGATATTTTAAGGGCTGCGAAAACGCTGAACTTACCAGACTGGTGGATTTGCGCGGGCTTTGTCCGTTCGAAAATATGGGATCACTTACACGGGTATACAGAAAGAACGAGCACTCCCGATGTTGACGTGATTTATTTTGATCAGAATAGTATGGAAGAATCTGTAGAAAAAGGATTGGAAGAAAAGCTAAGAGAAATACTACCCAAAGTCCCTTGGTCTGTTAAAAATGAAGCAAGGATGCATGTGGTAAATAACATCCTACCTTATACATCATCGGTAGACGCGATTTCCAAATTTCCAGAAACAGCTACAGCCCTTGGTGTGAAACTAGATGAGCAGGATCGCGTCAATTTAACAGCACCCTGTGGAATTGAAGATGTTTTACAATTAAAACTAAAGCCCACTCCGTATTTTTCCAAAACAGAAGAGCTTGCTGCCATTTATGAGGAACGAGTTGTGAAGAAAAACTGGAAGTCTAAGTGGCATAAGATTGAAGTGTTCCATACATATTAG
- a CDS encoding CueP family metal-binding protein, protein MKLKIVFGILFVSLIMSGCGQADTNDELSVKENDVENIRQLVSDYSLGTIQDESASITSQQLIVKKSDGDEYVYDLSDEDFFVSIAPYVDQTHPCTNHSLTGCQGELVKETFDVYIEDMEGNVIVDEALETQSNGFFDLWLPRNQTYRIKIEQDGKLAESEISTFESDGTCITTMQLM, encoded by the coding sequence ATGAAGTTAAAAATTGTTTTTGGAATATTATTTGTCTCTCTTATAATGAGTGGTTGTGGACAAGCAGACACGAATGATGAGCTTTCTGTAAAAGAAAATGACGTTGAAAACATCCGACAGTTGGTGAGTGATTACAGCTTGGGCACTATTCAGGATGAGTCTGCATCCATCACATCTCAGCAGCTTATTGTGAAGAAAAGTGACGGAGATGAGTATGTATATGACTTGTCTGATGAAGACTTTTTTGTTTCGATTGCTCCATACGTTGATCAAACCCATCCTTGTACCAATCACAGCTTAACAGGTTGCCAAGGTGAATTGGTGAAGGAAACGTTTGATGTATATATTGAAGATATGGAAGGGAATGTCATAGTAGACGAAGCGTTAGAAACACAGTCTAATGGTTTCTTTGATTTATGGCTTCCACGTAATCAAACCTACCGTATCAAAATTGAGCAGGATGGTAAACTAGCTGAATCTGAAATTTCTACGTTTGAGTCGGATGGAACTTGTATTACAACAATGCAATTGATGTAA
- a CDS encoding dienelactone hydrolase family protein yields MSKIIQMKFIKLEEKAMAEVLLLHHVLGRTKGVEAIADQLREAGHIVHVPDLFDGRMFSSLEEGLVYVKEIGFEEVTARGVRAASGLSCDVVYAGFSLGVAAAQQLAQTREGARGALFFHACLPTSAFESQWPVDLPVQIHAMSADPFFVEDGDINAARELVASANHAELFLYEGKDHLFTDSSLPSFDAGATKLVIKRVLEFLT; encoded by the coding sequence TTGTCGAAAATTATACAAATGAAATTCATTAAATTGGAGGAAAAAGCGATGGCAGAAGTTTTGTTGTTACACCATGTTTTAGGCCGAACGAAGGGGGTTGAAGCGATAGCCGATCAACTGAGAGAAGCGGGACATATTGTGCATGTGCCAGATTTATTTGATGGCCGCATGTTTTCCTCGCTGGAGGAAGGCTTGGTATATGTGAAGGAAATCGGATTTGAAGAAGTGACGGCGCGCGGAGTTCGGGCAGCCAGCGGGCTTTCGTGCGATGTCGTCTATGCTGGTTTTTCACTCGGTGTCGCGGCAGCACAGCAGCTTGCTCAAACTCGTGAAGGTGCAAGAGGCGCATTGTTTTTTCATGCCTGCCTCCCGACTTCGGCGTTCGAATCACAGTGGCCGGTCGACTTGCCAGTGCAAATTCACGCCATGAGTGCAGATCCTTTTTTCGTAGAAGACGGTGACATCAACGCAGCCCGTGAGCTTGTGGCGTCTGCCAATCATGCTGAACTTTTTCTGTACGAAGGCAAGGACCATCTCTTCACCGACAGCAGTTTACCTTCTTTCGATGCTGGCGCGACGAAACTTGTAATCAAGCGAGTTCTCGAATTTCTCACATAG
- a CDS encoding SAM-dependent methyltransferase, producing MLTSFQLNERTEAFLSAYNLFKDDIIQQVQLQHRLDLVKAFGIKKGMRVLEIGCGQGDTTLAIADAVGENGEVVAIDIASPEYGAPLTLGQATERIKKSILGDRVNFHFETDLNKFESAEPFDMAVLSHCSWYFKHPDELLSYFKKLRTMVNQLCFAEWDLDFTSIKQRAHFCAVSILALYSNYVNNDGNIQNLFYKTHIQQLLEEAGFKIAKASIVDATYLQDGQWEKSYANSIRTNFVNVPPMIQTLFNSYYELMNASNGEEYSLNSYILVAK from the coding sequence ATTCTGACGTCATTTCAATTAAATGAAAGAACGGAAGCCTTTTTATCGGCTTATAATTTATTTAAAGATGATATAATTCAACAAGTTCAGTTACAGCATCGCTTGGATTTAGTGAAAGCATTTGGTATAAAAAAAGGAATGCGAGTATTAGAAATTGGCTGTGGTCAAGGAGATACAACCCTAGCAATTGCAGACGCAGTAGGGGAAAACGGGGAGGTTGTCGCTATTGATATTGCTAGTCCTGAATACGGTGCTCCCTTAACATTAGGACAAGCAACAGAGCGAATTAAGAAGTCAATACTAGGGGATCGCGTAAACTTCCATTTTGAAACCGATCTTAACAAATTTGAATCGGCTGAACCATTTGATATGGCTGTATTATCACACTGTTCATGGTATTTTAAGCACCCTGACGAATTACTTTCTTATTTTAAAAAGTTACGTACAATGGTCAATCAATTATGCTTTGCAGAATGGGATCTTGACTTCACCTCCATTAAACAGCGTGCCCATTTTTGTGCAGTTTCCATTCTTGCTTTGTATTCTAATTATGTGAATAATGATGGAAATATCCAGAATTTGTTTTACAAAACTCACATTCAACAGCTCCTTGAAGAAGCTGGTTTTAAAATAGCAAAAGCATCTATAGTTGATGCAACGTATTTACAGGACGGACAGTGGGAAAAAAGTTATGCTAATAGCATTCGTACAAACTTTGTGAATGTTCCTCCTATGATTCAAACATTGTTTAACAGTTATTATGAACTTATGAATGCTTCGAATGGAGAAGAATATTCATTGAACAGTTATATTCTAGTGGCCAAGTGA
- a CDS encoding dihydrofolate reductase family protein: MNKYQRPRKILLDLAVTLDGFIEGPKGEVDWCIMDPDMEFNNFLNQIDTILYGRKSYDLWGEYKPDTKQSDTEKEIWGLVHSKEKYVFSKSQKKSENNVIFINENIEEEIIKLKSKPGKDIWLYGGASLITTFINLGLVDEFRLSVHPIILGEGKPLFIDIKQRVNLKLVETKRFPSGVVQLCYQLNEK; encoded by the coding sequence ATGAATAAGTACCAAAGACCAAGAAAAATACTATTAGATTTAGCGGTTACTTTAGATGGCTTTATTGAAGGACCAAAAGGGGAGGTAGACTGGTGTATTATGGATCCTGATATGGAGTTCAATAATTTCTTAAATCAAATAGATACTATTTTATATGGAAGAAAAAGTTATGATTTATGGGGGGAATATAAACCAGATACTAAACAATCTGATACAGAAAAAGAAATTTGGGGATTGGTCCACAGTAAAGAGAAATATGTGTTTTCAAAATCACAAAAGAAATCCGAAAATAACGTTATATTTATAAATGAAAATATTGAGGAAGAAATAATTAAATTAAAGAGTAAGCCTGGTAAAGACATTTGGCTCTATGGTGGGGCAAGTCTAATTACAACCTTTATAAACTTAGGGCTTGTAGATGAATTTAGATTATCTGTTCACCCTATTATATTGGGAGAAGGAAAACCCCTTTTTATTGACATTAAGCAAAGGGTAAATCTAAAACTCGTTGAAACAAAAAGGTTTCCTTCTGGTGTAGTACAACTATGCTATCAGCTTAATGAGAAGTGA
- a CDS encoding class I SAM-dependent methyltransferase produces the protein MMQNETSVTSLVSAFARAYHSQNDAPKIFDDFIAKDLISQEEFLGIRENMIKGISFLNQDIAQKFQDQPDEILKWITQVQLSPTPLARAAYCEKVLHHEMMLGVNQYVILGAGLDTFCFRHPELENKLEIFETDHPATQEFKRKRLADTHFHIPKHLHFVSMDFTKMFSEQDLINEGFDLNKKTFFSLLGVTYYLSKEEIFRLLNHLFAKVPPGSSIVFDYADEKLFEEKGVSNRVENMLKMASVGGETMQSCFSYNEVENMLEKAGLLIYEHLTPQMINDLFFKNRSDYLSAFETIHYIHAVKK, from the coding sequence ATGATGCAAAATGAAACCAGTGTGACTTCCTTAGTATCAGCTTTCGCTCGGGCCTACCACAGTCAAAATGATGCACCCAAAATTTTCGATGATTTTATTGCAAAAGATCTAATTTCCCAAGAAGAGTTTTTAGGGATTCGTGAGAATATGATTAAAGGAATATCATTTTTAAACCAAGATATTGCACAAAAGTTTCAAGATCAACCAGATGAAATATTAAAATGGATTACCCAAGTGCAACTTTCCCCAACACCATTAGCTCGTGCTGCATATTGTGAAAAAGTCTTACACCATGAAATGATGTTAGGAGTAAATCAGTACGTAATTCTCGGTGCTGGGTTAGATACTTTTTGTTTTAGACATCCCGAACTAGAAAATAAATTAGAAATATTTGAAACGGATCATCCAGCTACTCAAGAATTTAAAAGGAAAAGACTAGCAGATACCCATTTTCATATCCCAAAACATCTTCATTTTGTCTCAATGGACTTCACGAAAATGTTTTCCGAGCAAGACCTTATAAATGAAGGATTCGATTTAAATAAAAAAACGTTTTTTAGTCTCTTAGGAGTTACTTATTATTTATCGAAAGAAGAAATATTTAGATTGTTGAACCACTTATTTGCAAAGGTCCCACCAGGAAGCTCAATAGTCTTTGATTATGCAGACGAAAAACTCTTTGAAGAAAAAGGAGTGTCAAATCGAGTTGAAAATATGTTGAAAATGGCTTCAGTAGGTGGAGAAACCATGCAATCATGCTTCTCTTATAATGAAGTCGAGAATATGTTAGAAAAAGCAGGTCTACTCATTTATGAACATCTAACTCCTCAGATGATAAATGACCTGTTCTTTAAAAATCGATCGGATTATTTGTCTGCATTTGAAACCATTCATTATATCCATGCTGTAAAGAAATAA
- a CDS encoding GNAT family N-acetyltransferase: MVEFRKITWDNFEECMSLELYEEQKNFLAPNVYSLAQSYVALLNDELPAMTFAIYDKGTMIGFIMMYHDTAEENEYGNESCYGVLRFMIDKKYQGKGYGKKAMAKALEYIKTFPQGEAKAVYIAFEPKNTIAKQLYASFGFKETGEVNDADEVILKLNL, encoded by the coding sequence ATGGTCGAATTTCGAAAAATTACTTGGGACAATTTTGAAGAATGTATGAGTTTAGAACTCTATGAAGAACAGAAAAATTTCCTTGCACCCAATGTCTATAGTCTTGCTCAATCGTATGTAGCATTATTAAATGATGAATTACCAGCCATGACATTTGCTATCTATGATAAGGGTACTATGATTGGTTTTATAATGATGTATCATGATACCGCGGAAGAAAATGAATATGGCAATGAATCATGCTATGGTGTTTTAAGGTTTATGATTGACAAGAAATACCAGGGTAAAGGTTATGGTAAGAAAGCAATGGCAAAAGCACTTGAATATATTAAGACTTTTCCTCAAGGTGAGGCAAAAGCAGTTTATATTGCCTTTGAACCTAAAAATACGATTGCGAAACAATTATATGCATCATTTGGCTTTAAAGAAACAGGAGAAGTTAATGATGCAGATGAGGTAATACTTAAATTAAATTTGTAA
- a CDS encoding DUF3139 domain-containing protein: protein MRFFLKKRAIFSIIAGVVVLFVSYKTYTFFNGSPIERQELVKSVIELFENEGRMDDVESMATRYDSNAGDFDVVVKFKDEPNMNYIYLNGKNGPKSLEKQTDRELKQTYHGEFEYVDLD, encoded by the coding sequence TTGCGATTTTTTCTCAAAAAACGTGCAATTTTCAGTATTATAGCGGGGGTAGTAGTGTTATTTGTCAGCTATAAAACATACACGTTTTTCAATGGTTCACCAATCGAACGACAAGAATTAGTGAAAAGTGTAATCGAACTGTTTGAAAATGAAGGAAGAATGGATGATGTCGAAAGTATGGCTACTCGCTATGATTCAAATGCTGGAGATTTCGATGTAGTAGTAAAATTTAAGGATGAACCAAATATGAATTATATTTATCTTAACGGCAAGAATGGACCAAAATCATTAGAAAAACAGACTGACAGAGAATTGAAACAGACTTATCACGGGGAGTTTGAATACGTTGATTTAGATTGA